Proteins found in one Drosophila busckii strain San Diego stock center, stock number 13000-0081.31 chromosome 2R, ASM1175060v1, whole genome shotgun sequence genomic segment:
- the LOC108597549 gene encoding feline leukemia virus subgroup C receptor-related protein 2, with translation MDLKHSAATGAAEASDAYIASKSTDMISPKDSKPPKADIVATEGYKVYARRWAVLILFVFYSASNAMQWVQYTIINNIITRYYGISDKWVDWTSMIYMILYIPLIFPGSWFLDKAGLRVTALVGVVGTCVGAWIKVFSVDPSLFYVGFIGQAIVALAQVCILSLPARLAAVWFGPDQVSSATSVGVFGNQLGVAMGFVLPPMLVPNSESLDTVGKDLQMMFYLVAGLTSVLLVLMAIFFQDKPPTPPSAAQEAAQRLEGLAAEDQVSFMQSLKNLMTNRNFIFLLLSYGINVGVFYAISTLLNPVVLKYYPGHEVDTGRIGLSIVLAGMLGSVVSGIVLDKTHKFKETTLAVYALSMVGMWIFTFTLDTGHIAVVYLTASLLGFFMTGYLPVGFEFGAELTFPEPEGTSSGLLNASAQTFGICFTLFYSELFYSYGDVPANVAMALMLILGTAITAATRSDLRRQNAQVVGSNAASNP, from the exons ATGGATTTAAAACATAGCGCCGCCACTGGCGCTGCCGAGGCAAGTGATGCCTACATAGCCAGCAAGTCCACAGACATGATATCGCCCAAGGATAGCAAACCACCCAAGGCGGATATTGTGGCAACCGAAG GCTATAAAGTCTATGCACGTCGCTGGGCGGTGCTTATACTCTTTGTATTCTATTCAGCATCCAATGCCATGCAGTGGGTGCAGTACACCATCATCAACAATATAATCACACG CTACTATGGCATTAGCGACAAGTGGGTGGACTGGACCTCGATGATATATATGATACTGTATATTCCACTTATATTTCCGGGCAGCTGGTTTCTGGATAAAGCG GGCTTGCGTGTCACTGCCTTGGTGGGTGTGGTGGGCACTTGTGTGGGCGCCTGGATTAAAGTTTTCAGTGTGGATCCATCGCTGTTCTATGTGGGCTTTATAGGCCAAGCTATTGTAGCGCTAGCTCAG gTCTGCATATTGTCGCTGCCTGCGcgcttggctgctgtttgGTTTGGACCTGATCAAGTGTCGTCTGCCACCAGCGTGGGCGTGTTTGGTAATCAG TTGGGCGTGGCCATGGGTTTTGTGCTGCCGCCCATGTTGGTGCCAAACTCAGAGAGTCTGGACACAGTGGGCAAGGATCTGCAGATGATGTTCTATTTGGTGGCAGGACTAACCAGCGTGCTGCTGGTGCTCATGGCCATAT TCTTTCAGGATAAGCCGCCCACGCCGCCGTCTGCTGCGCAGGAAGCTGCACAACGCTTGGAGGGCTTGGCTGCCGAGGATCAGGTCAGCTTTATGCAGTCGCTTAAGAATCTAATGACCAATCGCAACTTCATCTTTCTGCTGCTGTCCTATGGCATCAATGTGGGTGTATTCTACGCCATTTCCACGCTGCTCAATCCG GTGGTGCTCAAGTATTATCCGGGTCATGAGGTGGACACGGGACGCATTGGTCTTAGCATTGTGCTGGCCGGCATGCTGGGTTCGGTTGTGTCTGGAATTGTTTTGGATAAAACGCATAAATTCAa AGAAACAACGCTGGCCGTCTATGCTTTATCTATGGTTGGCATGTGGATCTTCACCTTCACCTTGGACACCGGACACATTGCAGTGGTGTATCTAACCGCCTCGCTGTTGGG CTTCTTTATGACTGGCTATCTGCCCGTGGGCTTTGAGTTTGGCGCAGAGTTGACCTTTCCGGAGCCAGAGGGCACATCGTCGGGTCTGTTGAATGCCTCGGCGCAGacctttggcatttgttttacGCTCTTCTACTCCGAGCTCTTCTACTCGTATGGCGACGTGCCCGCCAATGTAGCGATGGCTCTCATGCTCATCCTTGGCACGGCCATTACCGCCGCCACACGCTCCGATTTACGGCGACAGAATGCACAAGTGGTCGGCAGCAATGCAGCCAGCAATccataa